Within the Sporocytophaga myxococcoides DSM 11118 genome, the region AAATCATCAGAGCTTGGAATTTATATTTGCGGAGGTAAAGGAAAACATTCCAGAAATACACCTGCCGAATTATTAAAAATTTCCGAAAAGCAAGGCTTTAACGCAGAAGACCTGATAAGATCAAGTAGACTCACGGCAAAAATTGACAACAACGCAATACAGGACGGTTTTCAGCTATACCTGCATTCTTTTATTGTTACAAAAACAGGAGAATGGGCTGTAGTGCAGCAAGGGATGAACGAGCTCAACAAAATGGCCAGAAGATATCATTGGCACAGCTCGAGCATAAAATCATTTGAAGAAGAACCTCACACCAGCATCTTTGGCAAGAATCAGGGAATGATCTTAAACCTTACAGACAAGAATGCAGCTCCTGTAAGAAACAGCCTGTTAGAGCTAACCAAGGAACAACCAGGAATAATGATGAATGAGATCAAGAAGCTTATAATGCCTCTACGTCATGAGCTCAATGTAACGGATGTTAATCTCAAACGACTTGGAAGTGTTCTGGCTCTTGCACATGAAACTGAAGTAAGAAATTTTGAAGAGCTTATTCTTCTTAAGGATCTTGGTCCACGAACCATTCAGTCCATGACACTGGTCAGTGAGATTATTCATGGCACACCTTCCAGATTTAAGGATCCTGCAAGATTTTCTTTTGCCCATGGAGGAAAGGATGGACATCCTTTTCCTGTCTTAACCAAGATATATGATGAAACCATAGATACGCTGAAACACGCTGTGGAAAAGGCTAGAATAGGAAGTAATGATAA harbors:
- a CDS encoding DUF763 domain-containing protein codes for the protein MRRSGSADLPLHGGQVPYWLSERMAKLGGAIVESLVFHYGTSEVLKRLSDPFWFQAFGAVLGMDWHSSGITTSVMGALKKAVNPKSSELGIYICGGKGKHSRNTPAELLKISEKQGFNAEDLIRSSRLTAKIDNNAIQDGFQLYLHSFIVTKTGEWAVVQQGMNELNKMARRYHWHSSSIKSFEEEPHTSIFGKNQGMILNLTDKNAAPVRNSLLELTKEQPGIMMNEIKKLIMPLRHELNVTDVNLKRLGSVLALAHETEVRNFEELILLKDLGPRTIQSMTLVSEIIHGTPSRFKDPARFSFAHGGKDGHPFPVLTKIYDETIDTLKHAVEKARIGSNDKDQAIKKLSQLSSEIEKEFIPNDNFDKIIEDERNNAYKYGGMTVFGKSKKPEDKGSNQLSLF